A stretch of the Candidatus Zixiibacteriota bacterium genome encodes the following:
- the gmd gene encoding GDP-mannose 4,6-dehydratase, with protein MRALITGITGQDGSYLAELLLEKGYDVYGMVRRASTETFGRIEHIRHKIKLMQADLLDQLSIINIIEEIKPDEIYNLAAQSFVPTSWNQPVLTGEFDALGVTKILEAIRFLDRKIRFYQASSSEMFGKVRQVPQTEETPFYPRSPYGVAKVYGHFITINYRESYNIHASSGILFNHESPRRGLEFVTRKITDGVARIKLGLTDKLYLGNLDAERDWGFAGDYVMAMWLMLQQEKPGTYVIATGKSHSVKQFVETAFAHVNLDWHDYVKTDPKLVRPAEVDHLMGDASLAKKELKWEPTVDFRGLVQMMVDADLERLREKKK; from the coding sequence ATGCGCGCCCTCATAACCGGCATTACCGGACAGGATGGCTCTTATCTGGCCGAACTTCTTCTGGAGAAAGGATATGACGTCTATGGCATGGTTCGTCGCGCCTCCACCGAGACTTTCGGACGAATCGAGCATATCCGTCATAAGATAAAACTGATGCAGGCTGACCTGCTCGACCAGCTCTCTATAATAAATATTATCGAAGAGATTAAACCGGATGAGATTTACAACCTGGCGGCGCAGTCGTTTGTCCCGACCTCCTGGAATCAGCCGGTATTGACCGGAGAGTTTGACGCCCTCGGGGTCACCAAGATACTGGAGGCAATCCGCTTCCTCGACCGGAAAATCAGATTCTACCAGGCGTCATCATCGGAAATGTTCGGCAAAGTCCGTCAGGTGCCGCAGACCGAAGAGACCCCTTTTTATCCCCGCTCTCCGTACGGTGTCGCCAAGGTTTACGGCCATTTTATCACTATCAATTATCGTGAAAGTTATAATATCCATGCCAGCTCCGGTATCCTTTTCAACCATGAATCTCCCCGCCGCGGACTCGAATTTGTAACCCGGAAAATCACCGATGGCGTCGCCCGTATCAAACTGGGGCTGACCGACAAGCTGTACCTTGGAAATCTTGATGCCGAGCGCGACTGGGGCTTTGCCGGCGATTATGTTATGGCGATGTGGCTGATGCTTCAGCAGGAAAAACCGGGCACTTATGTTATCGCCACCGGCAAGAGTCATTCGGTCAAGCAGTTTGTCGAAACCGCCTTCGCTCATGTCAATCTCGACTGGCACGATTATGTCAAGACCGACCCGAAACTGGTCCGCCCGGCCGAAGTTGACCATCTGATGGGGGATGCCTCTCTCGCCAAAAAGGAACTTAAATGGGAACCGACGGTTGATTTCAGGGGACTGGTACAGATGATGGTTGATGCCGATCTGGAAAGGCTCCGTGAAAAGAAAAAGTAA